From the genome of Hemitrygon akajei unplaced genomic scaffold, sHemAka1.3 Scf000112, whole genome shotgun sequence:
agcatcttgcccccgatggggtacgacacccgcaacaggaagccaggacccaccctgagggctgcaaatggcagcacgatacagacctacggcacccgcacagtgcagctgcagttcggcgccagccggttcacgtgggacttcacactggccgccgtggcccaaccactcctgggggcggacctTGCgaactcacagcctgctggtcgacttgcaagggagaagactggtacatgctgagactttccagacgttctccctgggtgaagccaagttgccggccccacacctggactccatcacgctgtcggacaacaaattcaccagactcctggcggactttccatcgattctgacaccgcagttcacgacagccatgcccagacacggggtacagcaccacattccgacccagggaccacccctccacgcccgcgcatgaagtctccccccggaaaagctccgcctggcgaaggaatTCAagtggatggaggaattggggatcatacggcggtctgacagcccatgggcctcccccctgcacatggtgcccaaagcgacagggggctggagacaatgtggcgactaccgcaggctgaacgaggctacaacaccggaccactaccctgtgccgcacattcaggactttgcagcaaacctgcacggtgcatggatcttctccaaggtggacctcgtcctgggataccatcaaatcccgatgcatccggacgacgtccccaaaacggctctcatcacctcgttcggccttttcgagttcttccgcatgctgtttggcctgaagaatgccgcacagatgtttcagcggttaatgacGCGGTGAGACGCGACCTGGaccgcattcatctatttggatgacgtcgtcaggagcatctgtcccacctccgtcaactctacgcccgactgagtgaatacgccctgacaatcaacctggccaaatgccagttcgggctcgacaccatcaacttcctgggccacaggattactgaagacggggcaacccctctgcccgctaaggtagacgcagtccgccatttcccccgacccaccacgatcaaaggccttcagaaattcgtgggtatggtcaatttctaccaccgcttccacccttcagctgcccaaatcatgtgccccctgttcgccctgatgttgggtaaaggcaaggacattacctgggacgaggagaccgctgccgctttcattaaaatgaaagaagccttggcaaacgccgcgatgctagtacACCCCAGAACgtacgtccctaccgccctcacagtggacgcatctaacacggcagtcggtggggtactggagcaactcatcgcgggtcgctggtaacccctggcgtttttcagcaaacacctgcagccacccaagctcaaatacagtgctttcgactgggaactgttggcgctatacctggcaatccagcatttcaggtacttcttagaaggcaggctgttCGCCGCGTTCACgaaccacaaaccgttgaccttcacgttcacgaaggtgtccgatccctggtcggctcgccagcagcgacatctgtcctacatctccgagtacacgacggacatccagcatgtctcgggaaaggacaacgtcgtggcggacgcactctccagaccagctgtccaggccctgtccctgggggtggactatacagcactggcagaggcacagcaggcagacgacgagatgcccagctacaggaccgcagtctcgggtttgcagctgcaggactttctcataggcccaggtgagagggccctcctgtgcgacatggctactggccaacctggccccatcgtcccggcagcctggaggcggcaagttttcgactccatacacggtttggcacacccatctatcaggacaactgtccggctggtctccagcaagttcgcgtggcacggacttcgtaagcaggtcagtgaatgggccagaacatgcgcgcagtgccaaacagccaaggtgcagtggtacactaaagccccgctgcagcagtttgaacccacccaccggaggttcgaccacattcatgtggatatcgtggggcccctaccagtgtcccgaggagcgcggtacctcctaacgatggtagactggttcacgaggtggccagaggcggtcccgctcaccgacacatctgcctattcctgctcccgagcactgattgccacctgggtagcacgcttcggggtaccgtcCCACATTACCTCTGATAGAGGCCCCAGTTCACctacagcctgtggtcggctgtggccagcctgttgggtacGCAggtacaccacactactgcctaccacccacagtcgaacggactggtggaacgtttccaccgtcacttgaagtcagctctcatggcccgcctgagaggacctaactgagtggacgagcttccctgggtcctgcttggaattcgtacagtgcccaaagaggatctgcacgcctcgtcggccgagctggtgtacggcgcacccctggccgtcccgggagagttcataccagccccaatgggggcaagaggaagaacccgcagcagtcctggacaggctacgcgaaaggctcggcaacctggcccctgtaccaacttcacagcacggactgaCCCCggcccatgtacccaaagaactgcaaaactataagtttgtgtttgtacgaaggggcggacaccgggcactgcTAGAGCGGCCATACGAgtggccgttcaaggtgatcaacaacaacgggtccacgtacgttctggacattggggggaaagaggaggttttcacggtggaccgactcaaaccaacccatgtggacttggcgcagccggtcgcggTTCAGggaccgcggcgcagaggcagacctcccaaacagaggctgatccagactgtggacattgggggggtgtatcgccggttctgggggggggggttatgtggcgacccactttctgcgcaggcgaaccggctcacaaatagccagcgcgcggggagaggcTTTGGTAATGCActtctgacgtcatttccgcccggagagggcgggcgctagggatttaaatgccagcaccgcgaagtttgaataaactagtctcgaaacgacttaccgactgcgtgtcgtcatttcagcgctgtgtgtagcacatcgctacacccTCTTGTATTAACTATTTTAGCCGGGAATCTGTTCCATGGTTTAATGATTACCCAGCCTCAGCAGTGTCCATTGTCCCAGCACAATAATACTCTGTGAAGTAATGGAAGTCATTAAAGCCAATTGATTTTTAAATTGCATATATATCAGTTAGAAGTAAGGCCTGTAAGTGGGCAGAAGAACCAGTTAACATGATATGATGGTGTGTTGCTTTGTAGTGTTTGACTTTTTACATTTAGtaaaatatttttcttttatGTATATAAAATTCTTAATGTATACTCTATAAATTTGCAGTTTTGGTAATGTACTATATACACGTATGTCACTCAGTCCTATACAGTTCAATTTTTCTATTGCCTGTATTCTGTtagtaatttttttatatatatactctGTATTTGTTATATATTCTTGTATACATTAATAAACATATTGAAAGAGAAAACATTTTTCTTTGCAGGGCTTTTCTATTTTAGGGTCATATGTTATCTCTTTTTTTGtaactggggggggggaggaattaagGAAAGATTTTAAATCCACTATTATAAAATGGGCAGCTCACTGTCTCTGTCTTTTTTTTCACTCTATGGGGAGGCATTCcggctttttttttgcagaatttCAGGCTTTTTGGGGTGctgggaggattggggttagtTTTGATTTATAGGTTTAATTGTAagattaattttagttttctttttttgtatttttttccccattaCGGAGTTCCGGAGCATGCATATTTAGGTTAAGATTTCTGCTGATATGCTGCAGGTAttcaggtatttcattttagcatttTTCTGCAAAAGTGGTGTGTCCTGCTGatagaatgttttggtttcggCTAGAGATATTAAGtcatgttgttcaacttaggaatgttatgtcagccaatcaggaaggTGGGATCAGGAGAAAGTTCTAGAGGCAGAGGGAGTTTCGTGACAGACAGCggcctggtttggggtcttttggtggGAGCTGCAGAGTGGGACAGAAGAGAAAATGCCGCAGAATGCCGTTGGTGGGAGAGTCTGCTTTGCAAGaaatgctttgtgcagatgaatagcTCCAAGGAAGAAGGTTGATActcctgtgagagggagagagagagatagatagagccaGTTTGCACAAGATGGTTTACAAGGGAAGTTCGAAAATGTGGCGGGTGCTTTCATTTCCAAATACTCCAGAATGAGCTCCAATGGTTATCggctggtttaactgtaatgggcctttttcctattaactgtttgataaaacTGAAACTGGCAAATATACTTGCTTTCTAATTTTATGCGGTTATACTTATCACTGCCAGTTTTGATTAGCCTGCACTGGTATGCGTGTATTTatgtggtaaataaaataattttttaatgGTAATCAAACAGAGAAATGTTATAAGTTGGAAcgtacgtggttggaatcatcctattaagcgaaagaagacttttaaaattattaattgaTTACAACCCGATACAATTTTTGCTCAAGGAAACGCATATCAAAACAGTTGAtcagaatagattttttaaaatgaggaAGGGCCTTCAATTTCACGCTACCTGTCAAAACAAAACAAAGGGAGTATCTGTTTTTATTAAACCTAATATTTTATTTATCCAAGAAGACATTGTGTCAGAtaataatggtagatttttaattgttaaaggaacaatttgtaatagaaaaattgTTATGCTCTGCTGAATCTCACTCCGTCACTGCCCATGCTTCTAACTCTTCCATGCCTCACAACTGCTGCGTCTGCTTTTGTTCATCCTGCTGCAACCATCTCTGTCCGACGTCCTTTTGCTTCTTTTCTATTATCCCTGTTCCTATCccctctgttcatgtgtctgtctggACCTCTTCTTTTGGGTCAACTGGAAATGAAAGGTGGCTTTGAATATGCCTGGTCAAAAGCTTCGTCTGCAACCAGCTGAACTCCTCTCTTTTTACTCGAGCCCTGTGTCAGTGCCAAGGTTCAGATCAGGAAAAGGCAACAGGAACAGGACATCGAGGCTGCGTTGCAGAGGGAGTACATCCTCATTGATAAAACTAGTAAAGCTTCAGGCCTTACAGCTGATTGGGTCGAGCACAGGATATCTGTAGAATCCCAGGTTGGAGACCTTAGCGGAGAAGGGTTTGGAACTGGACTTGCTCCCACATCAGCGAAAtctaagaaatttaaaaaaataaaaagaacaaAGAAACAACTGGCTCTACCAAGAAGGAACATGCTCCCGTCATAGGAAAAGATCCTGAAATGATAGCCCAAGCAAAAGAACCTATGCCTGATGTTCCTGCAAAAGCTATAGCACAGAGAGAGCAAGATGCAGCTAATGCTGAGTCACTGTCACTATCTGGATCAATTGTCAAAGCGGAGGAGATCGGACCTAGCACTCCTCCACAGAAGGCGGTGATGTTTGAAATGTTCAAAGCAGGGAAAGGACGTGAGATTAATCGAATTCTTATTGAGAATAGAAGTATTCTCATTGAAAGGAGGAAGAGGATGAAGGAGCTGACTGAGCGAATCAACAACACCAAGGAAGAGATTGACATCACTAAGCGGTCACTCAACATCAAGAAACGGGGGCGAGAAGATGAAGGTGAATACATGAATGAACAAGATGAGCCTAAAGTTGATGAAGATGAGTTCAACCTGATCATTCAGTTGAAGGATCTGAAACAGCAGTACCGACAGGGTTTTGATGTATTGCAAGACCTGCGAGTGGAGGTGCAGTACTGCCAGAAGCTGGTGGTTCAATGCAGGCTGCGGCTGCTGACTGAGTTTGATATTTGGTACAACGAATCCTCTCTGATTTCCAGTGACACTCAACTCGCACCACAAATGGATAACATTCGGCCAGGGTTGGTCCCCTATCCCACAATGATATCTTTGGAAGAAGACGATAAGGAGAAATTCCAACACATCCAACATGAAATCCTGGTGTTGAATCCAGAGTCGGTGTCATTTTACAAAGCACGAATGAAGCTGGAACAATCGCACAATTATATTAAAGTCGTGGCTCAGCCCCAACCGATAACCATAAAGAAGAAACCAGGAAAAATCACCTCAACTACCAAGAAcaagccaccctccaatcttcaaTGTCATTAAATTCCAAGTTACAAGAAAAAATGACCAAAAGGAACCCACTCATGTCTTCTGCATGaagaatatacagtatattatttAGTTTTGAGATAGGGGCTGAAATTACTATCAAAAAAATTAAAGCCAGGCCCTTCTGAAAACAAGTACTGTAGAAAGTTTAATAAATCaattaagatttttaaaaaaagaaaaattgttctggttaacctatatgcacctaatgtagatgatcctttttttaaaaaaatgtatttgctttattgtcggatttaaatgaatatatgttaatgggtggtgatttcaactattgtttaaatcctttgattgacaagagttcaACCAATCAGCGGCTTCCGAGTTGTTCTGCATCATTTATTAACTCTTTTCTAATTGATTTTGGCCTGGTTGGAGacatttacatcctaatgatagagattattctcttttttcacatgttcacaaaaaatattcaagaattgattactttgtagTTGATCCCCAATTTTTGTccaaagtccagaaatgtgaatatgatgctatagTTCTCTCGGTTCATGCACCTTTAAGTttagcttttgaattgaatgatgtcgctattgcaaatttgccttggcgtttccagaaaatttattacaaagtccatactttgtaaaatttattgagactcagataaaagatttttttctttttaataatatGGGAGATGTGTTGAAATTGATTttatgggatacatttaaagcatatttGTGCGGACAGATAATCTCCTATTCagctaagcttaagaaacagacaaaaacagagttagataagatttccaaacaaattaaagaccTGGATGATATGTATGCAAActctcctaacattgatttatttaaacaaagagttgaactccaatcacaatataatttattattaacttaccCTATTCAAagaaatttgcttaaattgaaaagtcaactCTATGTGTttggagatttaaaaaaataataagctattagcatctcaattaaaaacaGCTAGAGATAAAAGACAAGTTTTAAAAATTCGTAAGGGAGATAGCAGTTTAGCATGTAATTAGGAAGATATTAATAACATTTTTCAGGACTTTTATATGGAACTTTATGaatctcagtttccagttgattcttctGAAATGATTGCCTTTTTACAAAAGATCGATTTTCCTCGAAGTTCTGCTAAAGATCAACAAACTTttgatgctcctattactgaaaGCAAAATTtagaaagctattttttcaatgcaatctggaaaaactcctggactggatggttattctgtaggattttattaaaaaatttgaaaaattgctctcttCATTTATGTTGGAGTCACTTAAAGATTCTTTATTGATAGGggagttacctcccacattttatgaagcttctatttctttaattattAAGAAAGATAAGGACTGTACTGACtgcttcatatagacctatttcattattaaatgtggatgctaaaattctttcaaaaaataATGGCTAATTGGCTGGAGAATATTCTAGCTAAAATTATCTCGCAagaccaaacaggttttgtaaagggTCGTTATTCCTTCTCTAATGTTGGGAGACTcttaaatgttatatattcatctTTTTCCAAGACTCcccaatgtgttatctctcttgatgctgaaaaggcttttgacagagttgaatggacatacttatttaatgtttcagagaaattcggctttggtattaattttaataagtggatcagaatgatatataaaaggcCTATTGCTACCGTTATTACTAACAATTCCAGATGTCCTTTTTCAGCTTTCATGGGGTACGAGACAaggatgtccattaagtcctttgttatttaatttgctgctggaacccttggctattgcacttcgtgaagctaa
Proteins encoded in this window:
- the LOC140723407 gene encoding LOW QUALITY PROTEIN: kinesin-like protein KIF9 (The sequence of the model RefSeq protein was modified relative to this genomic sequence to represent the inferred CDS: deleted 2 bases in 1 codon), with protein sequence MPAVVSFIWEARESSAPAPFPLRAEPPFTLHSLKRAGKLLAPWAGEFPEPPCDRRPLEGTRLLPTRLSLTSLYRRALRPPPINPGHSIPLPSEDDAQGLHRPQLAGPAEGGARPKVDPDFSGSGIWILTLRGAGHSFTIFTRLPASQEALTNKTWVEGTRAVSIAKSGEKPPSVISEGDERAYRGEMPHVLSKVSPGLSEDKSRLYVDVQFLVGPWLQPPSSPSSRTAASSLDPSPKSLAEPRHVLTWPCVSAKVQIRKRQQEQDIEAALQREYILIDKTSKASGLTADWVEHRISVESQVGDLSGEGFGTGLAPTSAKSKKFKKKKNKETTGSTKKEHAPVIGKDPEMIAQAKEPMPDVPAKAIAQREQDAANAESLSLSGSIVKAEEIGPSTPPQKAVMFEMFKAGKGREINRILIENRSILIERRKRMKELTERINNTKEEIDITKRSLNIKKRGREDEGEYMNEQDEPKVDEDEFNLIIQLKDLKQQYRQGFDVLQDLRVEVQYCQKLVVQCRLRLLTEFDIWYNESSLISSDTQLAPQMDNIRPGLVPYPTMISLEEDDKEKFQHIQHEILVLNPESVSFYKARMKLEQSHNYIKVVAQPQPITIKKKPGKITSTTKNKPPSNLQCH